The proteins below come from a single Plantactinospora sp. KBS50 genomic window:
- a CDS encoding polysaccharide lyase family 1 protein: MRYRRSAARTLAAVLALTAPAALAPTPASAVTPTRAGTAERQLGPAANALGRQVLPDNDGWAAIDSGTTGGSTAGADQVYVVSSRAELVDALGGDNATNRSNATPKIIFIDGRVDGFEADDGHLLDCADLADPDYTLDAYLATYDPAVWGRTNPTGPLEEARVRSVANQTRQTQINVGPNTTIIGRHGASLTGLTLMIDSANNVIVRNLTFVDARDCFPAWSPTDGDTGNWNSQYDNLSVRRSEHVWVDHSSFSDGDNPDSGQPLYFGRPYQVHDGSLDITHTASLVTVTYNRFTGRDKLMLIGSSNTVGPDVDRLKVTVHGNYFDGDLQRLPRVRFGQVDVYNNYYRLGGPDFVYALGVGVQSSLYAENNYFDLNDGTTAADLLYDWGGTAITVRGNWVREGGALPHPVDLLAAYNATHDPDLAGDVGWTPVLRAGPVLPAPLVPFAVRLLAGANRLPV, encoded by the coding sequence ATGCGATACCGCAGATCGGCCGCGAGGACGCTCGCGGCCGTCCTCGCGTTGACCGCCCCGGCCGCCCTGGCCCCGACCCCCGCGAGCGCCGTCACCCCGACGCGCGCGGGCACCGCCGAGCGGCAGCTCGGCCCGGCGGCGAACGCCCTGGGCCGCCAGGTGCTGCCGGACAACGACGGCTGGGCCGCCATCGACAGCGGCACCACCGGCGGCTCCACCGCCGGCGCCGACCAGGTGTACGTGGTGTCCAGCCGCGCCGAGTTGGTCGACGCGCTGGGCGGAGACAACGCCACCAACCGGAGCAACGCCACGCCGAAGATCATCTTCATCGACGGCCGGGTGGACGGGTTCGAGGCCGACGACGGACACCTGCTGGACTGCGCCGACCTGGCCGACCCCGACTACACGCTGGACGCCTACCTGGCCACCTACGACCCGGCGGTGTGGGGGCGGACCAACCCCACCGGCCCGCTGGAGGAGGCCCGGGTGCGCTCGGTGGCCAACCAGACCCGGCAGACCCAGATCAACGTCGGGCCCAACACCACGATCATCGGCCGGCACGGCGCCAGCCTGACCGGGCTGACCCTGATGATCGACAGCGCGAACAACGTGATCGTGCGCAACCTCACCTTCGTGGACGCCCGCGACTGCTTCCCGGCCTGGTCGCCCACCGACGGCGACACCGGCAACTGGAACTCGCAGTACGACAACCTCTCGGTCCGGCGCAGCGAACACGTCTGGGTGGACCACAGCTCCTTCAGCGACGGCGACAACCCGGACAGCGGCCAGCCGCTCTACTTCGGCCGGCCCTACCAGGTGCACGACGGCTCGCTGGACATCACCCACACCGCCAGCCTGGTCACCGTCACGTACAACCGGTTCACCGGGCGGGACAAGCTGATGCTGATCGGCTCGTCGAACACCGTCGGCCCGGACGTCGACCGGCTCAAGGTGACCGTGCACGGCAACTACTTCGACGGCGACCTGCAACGGCTGCCCCGGGTCCGGTTCGGCCAGGTCGACGTCTACAACAACTACTACCGGCTCGGCGGGCCGGACTTCGTCTACGCCCTCGGCGTCGGCGTGCAGTCGTCCCTCTACGCCGAGAACAACTACTTCGACCTCAACGACGGGACCACGGCCGCCGACCTGCTCTACGACTGGGGCGGCACCGCGATCACGGTGCGCGGCAACTGGGTCCGCGAGGGCGGCGCGCTGCCCCACCCCGTCGACCTGCTCGCCGCGTACAACGCCACGCACGACCCGGACCTGGCCGGCGACGTCGGCTGGACCCCCGTGCTGCGCGCCGGCCCGGTACTGCCGGCCCCGCTGGTGCCGTTCGCGGTACGACTGCTCGCCGGGGCCAACCGGCTGCCGGTCTGA
- a CDS encoding LamG-like jellyroll fold domain-containing protein: MLAAAGALLTTVAMTAVMTTGAAAATLFSDDFNDGNADGWSKSGGDWSVVTDGTPTYQQGKADSELARVFAGDTGWTSYGVQARVKPLSFNGTGLVGIAARSTSATKMYRLALTSANRAELQVVNGSSITVLGSAALTVSTGTWYTLRIDASGSTIRGYVNGTQIGSGSDSAYSAGRIVLVTVYATARFDDVVVDSSGTTPTTAAPTTAAPTTAAPTTAPPTTAPPQTGVSGWATQGGGTTGGSGGGTVTVTSASALTSAVSGDSAQTVRVSGNFSCSTEIRVGSNKTILGVGSGSGLTGCGLNLRDAHNIIIRNMQISKVQASTGNGDALHLDNTTNVWLDHNDLSSDTTHGTDYYDGLIDITHASNYITVSWNKVHDHVKCSLVGHSDSNSSEDTGKLKVTYHHNYFSNCFQRNPRVRFGNPVHVYNNYYYLSPGTSDYSYGIATTCNAGVLVEGNYFENEPDPTHVGEGSSPNGNLVQRNNYFVNSGTPETNGSVASIPYSYTLDSASGVKASVTAGAGTGHIST, encoded by the coding sequence TTGCTGGCGGCCGCCGGCGCCCTGCTGACCACCGTCGCCATGACCGCCGTCATGACCACCGGGGCCGCGGCCGCCACCCTGTTCAGCGACGACTTCAACGACGGCAACGCCGACGGCTGGTCCAAGTCCGGCGGCGACTGGTCGGTCGTCACCGACGGCACCCCCACGTACCAGCAGGGCAAGGCCGACAGCGAGTTGGCCCGGGTCTTCGCCGGCGACACCGGCTGGACCAGCTACGGGGTGCAGGCCCGGGTCAAGCCGCTGTCGTTCAACGGCACCGGGCTGGTCGGCATCGCGGCCCGCTCCACCAGCGCCACCAAGATGTACCGGCTGGCCCTCACCAGCGCCAACCGGGCCGAGTTGCAGGTCGTCAACGGCAGCTCGATCACCGTGCTCGGCTCGGCCGCGCTGACGGTCTCCACCGGCACCTGGTACACCCTGCGCATCGACGCCAGCGGCAGCACCATCCGCGGCTACGTCAACGGCACGCAGATCGGCTCGGGCAGCGACAGCGCCTACAGCGCCGGCCGGATCGTCCTGGTCACCGTGTACGCCACCGCCCGGTTCGACGACGTCGTGGTGGACAGCAGCGGCACGACGCCCACCACGGCCGCGCCGACCACCGCCGCGCCCACCACCGCCGCCCCGACCACGGCACCGCCGACCACCGCGCCGCCGCAGACCGGCGTCAGCGGCTGGGCCACCCAGGGCGGCGGTACGACCGGCGGCAGCGGCGGCGGGACCGTGACGGTCACCTCGGCCAGCGCGCTGACCAGCGCGGTCAGCGGCGACTCGGCACAGACCGTCCGGGTCAGCGGCAACTTCTCCTGCTCCACCGAGATCCGGGTCGGCTCCAACAAGACGATCCTCGGCGTCGGCTCCGGCTCCGGACTCACCGGCTGCGGCCTGAACCTGCGCGACGCGCACAACATCATCATCCGGAACATGCAGATCTCCAAGGTGCAGGCGAGCACCGGCAACGGCGACGCGCTGCACCTGGACAACACGACGAACGTGTGGCTCGACCACAACGACCTGTCCAGCGACACCACGCACGGCACCGACTACTACGACGGCCTGATCGACATCACGCACGCGTCGAACTACATCACCGTGTCCTGGAACAAGGTCCACGACCACGTCAAGTGCTCGCTGGTCGGGCACAGTGACAGCAACAGCTCCGAGGACACCGGCAAGCTGAAGGTCACGTACCACCACAACTACTTCAGCAACTGCTTCCAGCGCAACCCGCGGGTCCGGTTCGGCAACCCGGTGCACGTGTACAACAACTACTACTACCTCAGCCCGGGCACCTCGGACTACAGCTACGGCATCGCCACCACCTGCAACGCGGGCGTGCTCGTCGAGGGCAACTACTTCGAGAACGAACCCGACCCGACCCACGTCGGCGAGGGCTCCTCGCCCAACGGCAACCTGGTCCAGCGGAACAACTACTTCGTCAACTCCGGTACGCCGGAGACCAACGGCAGCGTGGCGAGCATCCCGTACTCGTACACGCTGGACTCCGCGAGCGGCGTGAAGGCCAGCGTCACCGCGGGCGCCGGCACGGGCCACATCTCCACCTGA
- a CDS encoding type II toxin-antitoxin system Phd/YefM family antitoxin has product MNDTVTMITRDGDPRPVAAIVPAAAARTAAQARADADRVAAVSAGWARRLEEQHRRGAHRHAAELRALATALAEAWAELDRRAGPGGDPALARLRAGHAALLTDVREATAA; this is encoded by the coding sequence GTGAACGACACCGTCACGATGATCACCCGCGACGGCGACCCGCGGCCGGTTGCCGCGATCGTGCCGGCGGCCGCGGCCCGCACCGCCGCGCAGGCCCGCGCGGACGCCGACCGGGTGGCCGCCGTCTCGGCCGGCTGGGCCCGTCGGCTGGAGGAGCAGCACCGGCGCGGCGCCCACCGGCACGCGGCCGAGCTGCGGGCCCTGGCCACGGCGTTGGCCGAGGCGTGGGCCGAGTTGGACCGCCGGGCCGGTCCGGGCGGTGATCCGGCGCTCGCCCGGCTCCGGGCCGGGCACGCCGCGCTGCTCACCGACGTGCGGGAGGCCACCGCCGCGTAG
- a CDS encoding HD domain-containing protein, with product MDLPGHLGSMPMHAITEIHGESGLLERFRLEIERFDPPARRRLTAALELAAALHRDDRRVREPYLNHLLRVAIRMMHHYQVRDVDVIVAGLLHDTVEDHPAELAGDLPAGADLRRAALAALADRFGARVARLVAAVTNPEYDPDRDRNTQYREHVAANLEREPWARVIKVSDFTDNGVGIIHTVGPKVLSSAVKYRPLVPVLRDLVARADTPLAEPVKQHIYDQLDLAEERFSAILDAPSDN from the coding sequence ATGGATCTCCCCGGGCACCTGGGCTCGATGCCGATGCATGCGATAACCGAGATCCATGGCGAGTCGGGGCTGCTGGAACGGTTCCGGCTGGAGATCGAGCGGTTCGACCCGCCGGCCCGCCGCCGGCTGACCGCCGCCCTCGAACTCGCCGCCGCCCTGCACCGGGACGACCGGCGGGTGCGCGAACCGTACCTGAACCACCTGCTGCGGGTGGCGATCCGGATGATGCACCACTACCAGGTACGGGACGTCGACGTCATCGTCGCCGGCCTGCTGCACGACACCGTGGAGGACCATCCGGCGGAGCTGGCCGGCGACCTGCCCGCCGGGGCCGACCTGCGCAGGGCCGCGCTGGCCGCCCTGGCCGACCGGTTCGGCGCCCGGGTGGCCCGGCTGGTCGCGGCCGTGACCAACCCGGAGTACGACCCGGACCGGGACCGCAACACGCAGTACCGCGAGCACGTGGCGGCGAACCTGGAACGGGAGCCCTGGGCGCGGGTCATCAAGGTCTCCGACTTCACCGACAACGGGGTGGGGATCATCCACACTGTCGGCCCGAAGGTGCTGTCCTCGGCGGTCAAGTACCGGCCGCTCGTTCCGGTGCTGCGGGACCTGGTCGCCCGGGCGGACACCCCGCTGGCCGAGCCGGTGAAGCAACACATCTACGACCAGTTGGACCTTGCCGAGGAGCGGTTCAGCGCCATCCTGGACGCACCCTCCGACAACTGA
- a CDS encoding snapalysin family zinc-dependent metalloprotease gives MPLRPLVRVLATLSAAALAVLGGVAVSGAPAAAAASLDATVCYSTSQAGPYASYANQAATIWNNATNNVNMSRCGSNIMIYYTSGGGSYAVRYSLGNGYIVIDSQQAAQYSPLRIVAHEMGHLLGLPDNYNGSCAILMSGGSAGTSCTNPYPSAAEAARVDQNFGGYAISGGAGTTVFQDSWPALSGAAR, from the coding sequence ATGCCCCTGCGCCCGCTCGTTCGTGTCCTGGCCACCCTCTCGGCCGCCGCGTTGGCCGTGCTCGGCGGTGTCGCCGTCAGCGGCGCGCCGGCCGCGGCCGCGGCCAGCCTCGACGCCACGGTCTGCTACAGCACCAGCCAGGCCGGCCCGTACGCGAGCTACGCCAACCAGGCCGCGACGATCTGGAACAACGCCACCAACAACGTGAACATGTCCCGCTGCGGCTCGAACATCATGATCTACTACACGTCCGGCGGCGGCTCGTACGCGGTGCGGTACAGCCTCGGCAACGGGTACATCGTGATCGACAGCCAGCAGGCGGCGCAGTACAGCCCGCTGCGGATCGTGGCTCACGAGATGGGACACCTGCTCGGCCTGCCGGACAACTACAACGGCAGCTGCGCGATCCTGATGTCCGGCGGCAGCGCCGGCACGTCCTGCACCAACCCGTACCCGAGTGCGGCCGAGGCCGCGCGGGTGGACCAGAACTTCGGCGGCTACGCGATCAGCGGCGGCGCCGGGACCACGGTCTTCCAGGACAGCTGGCCGGCGCTCTCCGGCGCCGCCCGCTGA
- a CDS encoding glycosyltransferase family 2 protein has product MTARPSPGRDPLLTVVVPVYGVEPFLRACLDSVLSDGGADLEVVAVDDASPDGCPGLLDGYARSDPRMTVLHLESNVGLGRARNAGLARAGGEYVWFVDSDDVLPPGSVDAVLSALRAHRPDVLLVDHLRVYDPDGRTETDPSSRVLRDAGAVGPLSAHPHLVEFQHAAWNKVVRRGHLRDRDLRFYPGWYEDCAFSHPLLLGAGTIAVLDRVCYHYRQRVTGGITRTVSERHFDVFDQYERVFGELDRIGSAAEPFRARVFRLMVDHYLVIAGNDQRLPERLRAEFFHRAARHFRRYRPADGYPAPGGVTGLKHRFLAADAYRAYAALRRAYRLAGATGGAAAAGRPAVAAGSGPQVAPAESATASRAFSG; this is encoded by the coding sequence GTGACCGCGAGACCTTCCCCCGGCCGTGACCCGCTGCTCACCGTGGTGGTCCCGGTGTACGGCGTGGAACCCTTCCTGCGCGCCTGCCTCGACTCCGTGCTGTCCGACGGCGGCGCCGACCTTGAGGTGGTGGCGGTCGACGACGCGTCGCCGGACGGCTGCCCGGGACTGCTCGACGGGTACGCCCGGTCGGATCCCCGGATGACCGTGCTGCACCTGGAGTCGAACGTCGGGCTGGGCCGCGCCCGCAACGCCGGCCTGGCCCGAGCCGGCGGGGAGTACGTCTGGTTCGTCGACAGCGACGACGTGCTGCCGCCCGGATCGGTCGACGCGGTGCTGTCCGCGCTGCGGGCGCACCGTCCGGACGTCCTGCTGGTCGACCACCTGCGGGTGTACGACCCGGACGGCCGGACCGAGACCGACCCGAGCAGTCGGGTGCTGCGCGACGCCGGCGCCGTGGGTCCACTGTCGGCGCATCCGCACCTGGTGGAGTTCCAGCACGCGGCCTGGAACAAGGTGGTCCGCCGGGGTCACCTGCGCGACCGTGACCTGCGTTTCTACCCCGGCTGGTACGAGGACTGCGCGTTCAGCCACCCGCTGCTGCTGGGCGCCGGCACGATCGCCGTGCTGGACCGGGTCTGCTACCACTACCGCCAGCGGGTGACAGGCGGGATCACCCGGACCGTCAGCGAGCGGCACTTCGACGTCTTCGACCAGTACGAGCGGGTCTTCGGCGAACTGGACCGGATCGGCTCCGCCGCGGAGCCGTTCCGGGCCCGGGTCTTCCGGCTGATGGTCGATCACTACCTGGTGATCGCCGGCAACGACCAGCGGCTGCCCGAGCGGCTGCGCGCCGAGTTCTTCCACCGGGCGGCCCGGCACTTCCGCCGCTACCGGCCGGCGGACGGCTATCCGGCGCCGGGCGGCGTGACCGGGCTCAAGCACCGGTTCCTGGCCGCCGACGCCTACCGGGCCTACGCGGCGCTGCGCCGGGCGTACCGGCTGGCCGGCGCCACCGGCGGCGCCGCAGCGGCGGGCCGGCCCGCGGTCGCCGCGGGATCCGGTCCGCAGGTCGCGCCCGCGGAGTCGGCGACGGCGTCCCGCGCCTTCTCCGGCTGA
- a CDS encoding glycosyltransferase family 39 protein, whose translation MTAPVPVTDRPDPADRAGQAERAGQADRADPPDPPGPSAVRRGASAGRIGRLRALVPVLVPALVPGLAMLVVGRYRLRNPSLGWDEHATWAVARRTVPQILHQATHLDGVIAPYYLFVHAWTAIFGDSELALRLPSLLGVAIGVGLAGELGRRLFDPVVGLTGGLFLVAVPQLSRYAQEARPYGFEFLFATLATLLLYAALDRPSWSRWLRYGLAVTLLGWSHVIGLLVLAGHAVVVLSRGRPGRDRAVTRWLCTVPAAVAPVLPLVALGLAQRDRQLAWIGDLTLAQVLNAPGAIFLAPVVGLPLVGLALAARWPRPRPVRDLAALAVLPPALLLAASAPGASMWVPRYVIGVLAPVCLLAAVALRGPVARTVPVALRGSGARTVPVLRIALALLLVVAAAVPTQRAVRGPAARAGWTSGPPPGSSWTGSARRTASCTAGSAPGRCAPASTTRPGAGPDRGMSCWSARRPRWANWRRGSARIRRRAWAAPTGSGTSVRGATTTPCPTSAAGSAPRWTAATGWSGCGGCTWARSRSTSGAETAFCPLFTRCQPAARPGVTV comes from the coding sequence GTGACCGCGCCGGTCCCGGTGACCGACCGCCCCGATCCGGCCGACCGTGCTGGGCAGGCCGAGCGTGCCGGGCAGGCCGACCGTGCCGATCCACCCGATCCACCCGGTCCGTCCGCTGTCCGGCGCGGTGCGTCGGCGGGCCGGATCGGCCGGCTCCGGGCGCTGGTCCCCGTGCTGGTCCCCGCGCTGGTGCCGGGACTGGCCATGCTGGTCGTCGGGCGCTACCGGCTGCGGAACCCGTCCCTCGGCTGGGACGAGCACGCCACCTGGGCGGTGGCCCGCCGGACCGTACCGCAGATCCTGCACCAGGCCACCCACCTGGACGGCGTGATCGCGCCGTACTACCTGTTCGTGCACGCCTGGACGGCGATCTTCGGCGACTCCGAGCTGGCGCTGCGGCTGCCCTCGCTGCTGGGCGTGGCGATCGGCGTGGGGCTGGCCGGGGAGCTGGGCCGGCGGCTGTTCGACCCGGTGGTCGGGCTGACCGGCGGGCTGTTCCTGGTCGCGGTTCCGCAACTGTCCCGGTACGCGCAGGAGGCCCGCCCGTACGGCTTCGAGTTCCTCTTCGCGACCCTGGCCACCCTGCTGCTGTACGCGGCGCTGGACCGCCCGTCGTGGTCCCGGTGGCTGCGCTACGGCCTGGCAGTCACGCTGCTCGGCTGGTCCCACGTCATCGGCCTGCTCGTGCTGGCCGGGCACGCGGTCGTGGTGCTGTCCCGGGGCCGGCCGGGCCGCGACCGCGCGGTCACCCGATGGCTGTGCACCGTGCCGGCCGCCGTGGCGCCGGTGCTGCCGCTGGTGGCGCTCGGCCTCGCTCAGCGCGACCGGCAGTTGGCCTGGATCGGTGACCTCACCCTCGCCCAGGTGCTGAACGCCCCCGGCGCGATCTTCCTGGCTCCCGTGGTCGGGCTGCCGCTCGTCGGGCTGGCGCTGGCCGCCCGCTGGCCGCGACCCCGACCGGTCCGGGACCTCGCGGCGCTCGCCGTGCTGCCGCCGGCGCTGCTGCTGGCCGCCTCGGCGCCCGGCGCGTCGATGTGGGTGCCGCGGTACGTCATCGGCGTGCTCGCGCCGGTCTGCCTGCTCGCCGCGGTCGCGCTGCGCGGCCCGGTGGCCCGGACGGTGCCGGTCGCGCTGCGCGGATCGGGGGCGCGGACGGTGCCGGTGCTGCGGATCGCGCTGGCGCTGCTGCTCGTCGTGGCCGCGGCGGTGCCGACGCAGCGGGCCGTGCGCGGCCCCGCCGCCCGGGCGGGATGGACTTCCGGGCCGCCACCCGGATCATCGTGGACCGGCAGCGCCCGGCGGACGGCATCCTGTACGGCCGGGTCGGCACCTGGTCGCTGCGCTCCGGCTTCGACTACCAGACCCGGGGCCGGTCCCGACCGCGGGATGTCCTGCTGGTCCGCCCGGCGGCCGAGGTGGGCGAACTGGAGGCGGGGGAGTGCGCGGATCCGGCGCCGTGCCTGGGCGGCGCCGACCGGATCTGGTACCTCGGTGCGCGGCGCGACGACAACGCCCTGTCCGACCTCGGCGGCCGGGAGCGCGCCGCGCTGGACCGCGGCTACCGGCTGGTCCGGCTGTGGCGGCTGCACCTGGGCACGGTCGCGCTCTACGAGCGGCGCTGAAACGGCGTTTTGCCCGCTGTTCACCCGGTGTCAGCCCGCTGCACGCCCGGGTGTGACGGTCTGA
- a CDS encoding cytidylyltransferase domain-containing protein, translating into MRTLGIIQARMGSTRLPGKVLRRLGDRTVLERVVRAARASGAVTDLVVATSTAPEDDAVVAECARIGVPCERGPLDDVLGRFLRVLDTRDSEAVLRFTADCPLLDPGLIAQVTAAFAALPEVDYLSTSIARTLPRGLDVEIVRPGVLRALDPLATDYHRTHVTSYIYTHPELFRVAGLTLQPDLSHLRLTLDTAEDWRLISEIVAQLGDEPVPLRTLAGWLAQRPQLGRLNAHVRQKELSKA; encoded by the coding sequence ATGCGCACCCTCGGCATCATCCAGGCCCGGATGGGCTCCACCCGGCTTCCCGGCAAGGTGCTGCGCCGGCTCGGCGACCGGACCGTGCTGGAGCGCGTGGTCCGGGCGGCCCGGGCCAGCGGCGCCGTGACCGACCTCGTGGTCGCCACCAGCACCGCGCCCGAGGACGACGCGGTGGTCGCCGAGTGCGCGCGGATCGGCGTGCCCTGCGAACGCGGTCCGCTCGATGACGTGCTGGGCCGCTTCCTGCGGGTGCTGGACACCCGGGACAGCGAGGCCGTGCTGCGGTTCACCGCCGACTGCCCGCTGCTGGACCCGGGCCTGATCGCCCAGGTCACGGCGGCGTTCGCGGCACTGCCCGAGGTGGACTACCTGAGTACCTCGATCGCCCGTACGCTCCCACGCGGACTGGACGTGGAGATCGTCCGGCCGGGCGTGCTGCGCGCCCTCGACCCCCTGGCCACCGACTACCACCGCACCCACGTCACCTCGTACATCTACACTCACCCTGAGTTGTTCCGGGTGGCCGGGCTGACCCTGCAACCGGACCTGTCCCATCTGCGACTCACCCTGGACACCGCCGAGGACTGGCGGCTGATCAGCGAGATCGTGGCGCAGCTCGGCGACGAGCCGGTCCCGCTGCGCACCCTCGCCGGCTGGCTGGCCCAGCGGCCCCAACTGGGCCGGCTGAACGCGCACGTACGGCAGAAGGAACTGTCGAAGGCATGA
- a CDS encoding DegT/DnrJ/EryC1/StrS aminotransferase family protein, protein MLPYGRQSIDDTDVEAVVAALRSDWLTTGPRVRRFERDLEAVAGAPCVAVSNGTAALHTAYAAAGLGPGDEVVTSPMTFVATAATAVLLGARVLFADVEEETANLDPAAAAALVNGRTRALAAVDYAGHPAEYDDLRKVAEAAGAVLVADAAHALGSTYRDRPVGSLADLTTFSFFPTKNLTTGEGGAVAATDPALLRRAARFRSLGMVRDRDLLRDPDEGGWHQEVHEFGLNYRLPDVLCALGSAQLARLAHFRARRAALVDRYDTLLAGVPGLRRPVRRAWVEPTRHLYPVRILDGRRREVYDRMRAAGIGVQVNYIPVYWHPAFADLGYRRGMCPVAEAFYREQLSLPLFVDLSESDQDRVVETLRAILDG, encoded by the coding sequence ATGCTGCCGTACGGCCGGCAGTCGATCGACGACACGGACGTCGAGGCCGTGGTCGCCGCGCTGCGCAGCGACTGGCTGACCACCGGGCCGCGGGTGCGGCGCTTCGAGCGGGACCTGGAGGCCGTGGCCGGCGCCCCCTGCGTCGCGGTCAGCAACGGCACCGCCGCGCTGCACACCGCGTACGCGGCGGCCGGCCTCGGGCCGGGGGACGAGGTGGTGACCAGCCCCATGACGTTCGTGGCGACCGCCGCCACGGCCGTGCTGCTGGGCGCCCGGGTGCTGTTCGCCGACGTCGAGGAGGAGACCGCCAACCTCGACCCGGCCGCCGCTGCCGCACTGGTGAACGGCCGGACCCGGGCGCTGGCCGCGGTCGACTACGCGGGCCACCCGGCCGAGTACGACGACCTGCGCAAGGTCGCCGAGGCGGCCGGGGCCGTGCTGGTCGCCGACGCCGCGCACGCGCTCGGCTCGACGTACCGGGACCGGCCGGTCGGCAGCCTCGCCGACCTGACCACCTTCTCGTTCTTCCCCACCAAGAACCTCACCACCGGCGAGGGCGGTGCGGTCGCCGCCACCGATCCGGCGCTGCTGCGCCGCGCGGCCCGGTTCCGCAGCCTGGGCATGGTCCGGGACCGGGACCTGCTGCGCGACCCGGACGAGGGCGGCTGGCACCAGGAGGTGCACGAGTTCGGCCTGAACTACCGGCTGCCGGACGTGCTGTGCGCGCTGGGCAGCGCCCAACTGGCCCGGCTGGCGCACTTCCGGGCGCGCCGGGCGGCGCTCGTCGACCGGTACGACACGCTGCTGGCCGGCGTGCCGGGGCTGCGCCGCCCGGTCCGGCGCGCCTGGGTCGAGCCCACCCGGCACCTGTACCCGGTGCGGATCCTGGACGGGCGGCGTCGCGAGGTGTACGACCGGATGCGGGCCGCCGGCATCGGCGTACAGGTGAACTACATCCCGGTGTACTGGCACCCGGCCTTCGCCGACCTGGGCTACCGGCGCGGGATGTGCCCGGTGGCCGAGGCGTTCTACCGCGAGCAACTGTCGCTGCCGCTCTTCGTCGACCTGTCCGAGTCCGACCAGGACCGGGTGGTGGAGACGCTGCGCGCCATCCTCGACGGCTGA
- the pseB gene encoding UDP-N-acetylglucosamine 4,6-dehydratase (inverting), producing MSVLSGSSILVTGATGSFGRAFLRYALAELDPQRIVVFSRDELKQYEVRQQFGNDARLRFFLGDIRDRHRLVRAMHGIDHVVHAAALKQVDTAEYNPSEFVDTNIEGSQNVIDSAIESGVQRVVALSTDKASSPINLYGATKLVADKLFIAGNHYAAHHPTRFAVVRYGNVMGSRGSVVPLFRQLDAAGRSLPVTDKRMTRFWITLDQAVRFVVESFERMQGGELYVPRIPSMRILDLVEAVAPDAPTHEIGMRPGEKLHEEMISADDSRRTLRFADRYLVQPVVASWGYQTPPGGTPVPDGFTYRSDSNDLWLSVAQMRAILAEKP from the coding sequence TTGAGCGTTCTATCCGGATCATCCATCCTGGTCACCGGGGCCACCGGCTCCTTCGGGCGGGCGTTCCTCCGGTACGCACTCGCCGAACTCGATCCGCAGCGCATCGTGGTGTTCTCCCGGGACGAACTCAAGCAGTACGAGGTCCGGCAGCAGTTCGGCAACGACGCGCGGCTGCGGTTCTTCCTCGGCGATATCCGGGACCGGCACCGACTGGTCCGGGCCATGCACGGCATCGATCACGTGGTGCACGCCGCGGCCCTCAAGCAGGTGGACACGGCCGAGTACAACCCGTCGGAGTTCGTCGACACCAACATCGAGGGCTCCCAGAACGTGATCGACTCGGCGATCGAGTCCGGCGTGCAGCGGGTGGTGGCGCTCTCCACCGACAAGGCGTCCAGCCCGATCAACCTGTACGGCGCCACCAAGCTGGTCGCCGACAAGCTGTTCATCGCCGGCAACCACTACGCGGCACACCACCCCACCCGGTTCGCGGTGGTCCGGTACGGCAACGTGATGGGCAGCCGCGGCTCGGTGGTGCCGCTGTTCCGCCAGCTCGACGCGGCCGGCCGGAGCCTGCCGGTCACCGACAAGCGGATGACCCGGTTCTGGATCACCCTGGACCAGGCCGTGCGGTTCGTGGTCGAGTCGTTCGAGCGGATGCAGGGCGGCGAACTGTACGTGCCGCGCATCCCCAGCATGCGCATCCTCGACCTGGTCGAGGCGGTCGCTCCGGACGCCCCGACGCACGAGATCGGGATGCGCCCGGGGGAGAAGCTGCACGAGGAGATGATCTCCGCGGACGACAGCCGGCGGACCCTGCGGTTCGCCGACCGGTACCTGGTGCAGCCGGTGGTGGCCAGCTGGGGCTACCAGACGCCGCCGGGCGGGACGCCGGTGCCGGACGGCTTCACGTACCGGTCGGACAGCAACGACCTGTGGCTGTCGGTGGCGCAGATGCGCGCCATCCTGGCCGAGAAGCCGTGA
- a CDS encoding acyl carrier protein, translating to MPELHELRDVFRSSLDLAPDAPVDDLRYPTQAWDSLAHMSLVATIEDRFGVMLDTDDVINLSSFTEAVRILDKYGVELHD from the coding sequence ATGCCTGAGCTGCACGAACTGCGCGACGTCTTCCGATCCTCGCTGGACCTGGCGCCCGACGCCCCGGTGGATGACCTGCGCTACCCGACGCAAGCGTGGGACTCGCTGGCCCACATGTCCCTGGTCGCCACGATCGAGGACCGGTTCGGGGTCATGCTGGACACCGACGACGTGATCAATCTGAGCAGTTTCACCGAGGCGGTGCGCATTCTCGACAAGTACGGGGTGGAGCTTCATGACTGA